One Elgaria multicarinata webbii isolate HBS135686 ecotype San Diego chromosome 7, rElgMul1.1.pri, whole genome shotgun sequence DNA window includes the following coding sequences:
- the PDP1 gene encoding pyruvate dehyrogenase phosphatase catalytic subunit 1 isoform X1 yields MLAASCCDRRMCVCPGPRRIAIPVRSSRLPLFSDAMPAPTQFLLPLIRNCEIGRIYNTACYCHHKHLCCLSPHLTHKHLSYVPQKKLATLCRPKENFSQFIHARNYVSTPQRFYLTPPQVNSILKANEYSFKVPEFDGKNVSSVLGFDSNQLPANAPIEDRRSAATCLQTRGMLLGVFDGHAGCACAQAVSERLFYYIAVSLLPHETLLEIENAVESGRALLPILQWHKHPNDYFSKEASKLYFNSLRTYWQELIDLNTGETTDVKEALINAFKRLDNDISLEAQVGDPNSFLNYLVLRVAFSGATACVAHVDGVDLHVANTGDSRAMLGVQEEDGSWSAVALSYDHNAQNESETERLKMEHPKSEEKSVVKQDRLLGLLMPFRAFGDVKFKWSIDLQKRVIESGPDQLNDNEYTKFIPPNYHTPPYLTAEPEVIHHKLRPQDKFLILATDGLWETMHRQDVVRIVGEYLTGVHHQEPIAVGGYKVTLGQMHGLLTERRARVSSAFEDQNAATHLIRHAVGNNEFGTVDHDRLSKMLSLPEELARMYRDDITIIVVQFNSHVVGACQNEEF; encoded by the exons ATGTTGGCGGCTTCTTGTTGTGAcaggagaatgtgtgtgtgtcctgggcccaggCGGATTG CAATTCCAGTCAGAAGCTCCAGGTTGCCATTGTTCTCTGATGCCATGCCAGCACCAACTCAGTTCTTGCTCCCATTAATTCGCAACTGTGAGATTGGCAGGATATACAATACTGCATGCTACTGTCACCACAAACATCTGTGTTGCTTGTCCCCTCATTTGACTCACAAGCACTTGAGCTATGTTCCACAAAAAAAGCTTGCAACGCTCTGTAGACCAAAGGAGAACTTCAGTCAGTTTATTCATGCAAGGAATTATGTCTCCACGCCACAGAGATTTTACCTCACACCTCCACAGGTCAACAGCATCCTGAAGGCAAATGAGTACAGTTTCAAAGTTCCAGAGTTTGATGGCAAAAATGTAAGTTCTGTCCTTGGCTTTGATAGCAACCAGCTTCCTGCCAATGCGCCAATAGAAGACCGAAGAAGTGCAGCTACTTGCTTACAAACAAGAGGAATGCTTCTCGGTGTATTTGATGGTCATGCAGGATGTGCCTGTGCACAAGCTGTCAGTGAAAGACTGTTTTATTACATAGCTGTTTCTCTGTTACCCCATGAGACTTTACTTGAAATAGAAAATGCTGTTGAGAGTGGTAGGGCCCTGTTGCCCATCTTACAGTGGCACAAGCACCCCAATGACTATTTCAGCAAAGAAGCCTCCAAattgtattttaacagtttgcgAACTTACTGGCAGGAACTCATAGACCTTAACACTGGGGAGACGACTGATGTAAAAGAGGCTTTAATTAACGCCTTTAAGAGGCTTGACAATGACATTTCTTTGGAAGCTCAAGTAGGAGATCCGAATTCTTTCCTCAACTATTTGGTATTGCGTGTAGCCTTTTCTGGTGCAACTGCCTGTGTGGCTCATGTAGATGGTGTTGATTTGCATGTTGCTAATACCGGCGACAGCAGGGCCATGCTAGGTGTCCAAGAAGAGGATGGATCTTGGTCTGCTGTTGCTCTGTCTTACGATCATAATGCACAGAATGAAAGTGAGACTGAACGACTCAAAATGGAGCACCCAAAGTCTGAAGAAAAGAGTGTTGTGAAACAAGATCGGCTGTTAGGCTTACTGATGCCTTTCAGAGCTTTTGGTGATGTCAAATTTAAATGGAGCATTGACCTTCAGAAGAGAGTGATAGAGTCAGGCCCAGATCAGCTCAATGACAATGAATATACAAAGTTCATACCACCAAACTACCATACTCCTCCGTACCTCACAGCTGAACCAGAGGTGATACATCACAAATTAAGACCTCAGGATAAATTCCTGATACTGGCGACAGATGGCTTGTGGGAAACCATGCACAGACAAGATGTGGTTAGAATTGTAGGTGAGTATCTAACAGGTGTTCATCACCAAGAGCCAATAGCTGTTGGAGGTTACAAGGTAACTTTGGGACAGATGCATGGGCTTCTAACGGAAAGGAGAGCCCGGGTCTCTTCTGCCTTTGAAGATCAGAATGCAGCAACTCACTTGATACGTCAtgctgtgggaaataacgagTTTGGCACTGTTGATCATGATCGGCTGTCCAAGATGCTCAGTCTTCCAGAAGAGTTGGCtcggatgtacagggatgacatTACAATTATAGTGGTGCAATTCAATTCCCATGTAGTAGGTGCATGTCAAAATGAAGAGTTCTAA
- the PDP1 gene encoding pyruvate dehyrogenase phosphatase catalytic subunit 1 isoform X2, with translation MCVCPGPRRIAIPVRSSRLPLFSDAMPAPTQFLLPLIRNCEIGRIYNTACYCHHKHLCCLSPHLTHKHLSYVPQKKLATLCRPKENFSQFIHARNYVSTPQRFYLTPPQVNSILKANEYSFKVPEFDGKNVSSVLGFDSNQLPANAPIEDRRSAATCLQTRGMLLGVFDGHAGCACAQAVSERLFYYIAVSLLPHETLLEIENAVESGRALLPILQWHKHPNDYFSKEASKLYFNSLRTYWQELIDLNTGETTDVKEALINAFKRLDNDISLEAQVGDPNSFLNYLVLRVAFSGATACVAHVDGVDLHVANTGDSRAMLGVQEEDGSWSAVALSYDHNAQNESETERLKMEHPKSEEKSVVKQDRLLGLLMPFRAFGDVKFKWSIDLQKRVIESGPDQLNDNEYTKFIPPNYHTPPYLTAEPEVIHHKLRPQDKFLILATDGLWETMHRQDVVRIVGEYLTGVHHQEPIAVGGYKVTLGQMHGLLTERRARVSSAFEDQNAATHLIRHAVGNNEFGTVDHDRLSKMLSLPEELARMYRDDITIIVVQFNSHVVGACQNEEF, from the exons atgtgtgtgtgtcctgggcccaggCGGATTG CAATTCCAGTCAGAAGCTCCAGGTTGCCATTGTTCTCTGATGCCATGCCAGCACCAACTCAGTTCTTGCTCCCATTAATTCGCAACTGTGAGATTGGCAGGATATACAATACTGCATGCTACTGTCACCACAAACATCTGTGTTGCTTGTCCCCTCATTTGACTCACAAGCACTTGAGCTATGTTCCACAAAAAAAGCTTGCAACGCTCTGTAGACCAAAGGAGAACTTCAGTCAGTTTATTCATGCAAGGAATTATGTCTCCACGCCACAGAGATTTTACCTCACACCTCCACAGGTCAACAGCATCCTGAAGGCAAATGAGTACAGTTTCAAAGTTCCAGAGTTTGATGGCAAAAATGTAAGTTCTGTCCTTGGCTTTGATAGCAACCAGCTTCCTGCCAATGCGCCAATAGAAGACCGAAGAAGTGCAGCTACTTGCTTACAAACAAGAGGAATGCTTCTCGGTGTATTTGATGGTCATGCAGGATGTGCCTGTGCACAAGCTGTCAGTGAAAGACTGTTTTATTACATAGCTGTTTCTCTGTTACCCCATGAGACTTTACTTGAAATAGAAAATGCTGTTGAGAGTGGTAGGGCCCTGTTGCCCATCTTACAGTGGCACAAGCACCCCAATGACTATTTCAGCAAAGAAGCCTCCAAattgtattttaacagtttgcgAACTTACTGGCAGGAACTCATAGACCTTAACACTGGGGAGACGACTGATGTAAAAGAGGCTTTAATTAACGCCTTTAAGAGGCTTGACAATGACATTTCTTTGGAAGCTCAAGTAGGAGATCCGAATTCTTTCCTCAACTATTTGGTATTGCGTGTAGCCTTTTCTGGTGCAACTGCCTGTGTGGCTCATGTAGATGGTGTTGATTTGCATGTTGCTAATACCGGCGACAGCAGGGCCATGCTAGGTGTCCAAGAAGAGGATGGATCTTGGTCTGCTGTTGCTCTGTCTTACGATCATAATGCACAGAATGAAAGTGAGACTGAACGACTCAAAATGGAGCACCCAAAGTCTGAAGAAAAGAGTGTTGTGAAACAAGATCGGCTGTTAGGCTTACTGATGCCTTTCAGAGCTTTTGGTGATGTCAAATTTAAATGGAGCATTGACCTTCAGAAGAGAGTGATAGAGTCAGGCCCAGATCAGCTCAATGACAATGAATATACAAAGTTCATACCACCAAACTACCATACTCCTCCGTACCTCACAGCTGAACCAGAGGTGATACATCACAAATTAAGACCTCAGGATAAATTCCTGATACTGGCGACAGATGGCTTGTGGGAAACCATGCACAGACAAGATGTGGTTAGAATTGTAGGTGAGTATCTAACAGGTGTTCATCACCAAGAGCCAATAGCTGTTGGAGGTTACAAGGTAACTTTGGGACAGATGCATGGGCTTCTAACGGAAAGGAGAGCCCGGGTCTCTTCTGCCTTTGAAGATCAGAATGCAGCAACTCACTTGATACGTCAtgctgtgggaaataacgagTTTGGCACTGTTGATCATGATCGGCTGTCCAAGATGCTCAGTCTTCCAGAAGAGTTGGCtcggatgtacagggatgacatTACAATTATAGTGGTGCAATTCAATTCCCATGTAGTAGGTGCATGTCAAAATGAAGAGTTCTAA
- the PDP1 gene encoding pyruvate dehyrogenase phosphatase catalytic subunit 1 isoform X3 produces MPAPTQFLLPLIRNCEIGRIYNTACYCHHKHLCCLSPHLTHKHLSYVPQKKLATLCRPKENFSQFIHARNYVSTPQRFYLTPPQVNSILKANEYSFKVPEFDGKNVSSVLGFDSNQLPANAPIEDRRSAATCLQTRGMLLGVFDGHAGCACAQAVSERLFYYIAVSLLPHETLLEIENAVESGRALLPILQWHKHPNDYFSKEASKLYFNSLRTYWQELIDLNTGETTDVKEALINAFKRLDNDISLEAQVGDPNSFLNYLVLRVAFSGATACVAHVDGVDLHVANTGDSRAMLGVQEEDGSWSAVALSYDHNAQNESETERLKMEHPKSEEKSVVKQDRLLGLLMPFRAFGDVKFKWSIDLQKRVIESGPDQLNDNEYTKFIPPNYHTPPYLTAEPEVIHHKLRPQDKFLILATDGLWETMHRQDVVRIVGEYLTGVHHQEPIAVGGYKVTLGQMHGLLTERRARVSSAFEDQNAATHLIRHAVGNNEFGTVDHDRLSKMLSLPEELARMYRDDITIIVVQFNSHVVGACQNEEF; encoded by the coding sequence ATGCCAGCACCAACTCAGTTCTTGCTCCCATTAATTCGCAACTGTGAGATTGGCAGGATATACAATACTGCATGCTACTGTCACCACAAACATCTGTGTTGCTTGTCCCCTCATTTGACTCACAAGCACTTGAGCTATGTTCCACAAAAAAAGCTTGCAACGCTCTGTAGACCAAAGGAGAACTTCAGTCAGTTTATTCATGCAAGGAATTATGTCTCCACGCCACAGAGATTTTACCTCACACCTCCACAGGTCAACAGCATCCTGAAGGCAAATGAGTACAGTTTCAAAGTTCCAGAGTTTGATGGCAAAAATGTAAGTTCTGTCCTTGGCTTTGATAGCAACCAGCTTCCTGCCAATGCGCCAATAGAAGACCGAAGAAGTGCAGCTACTTGCTTACAAACAAGAGGAATGCTTCTCGGTGTATTTGATGGTCATGCAGGATGTGCCTGTGCACAAGCTGTCAGTGAAAGACTGTTTTATTACATAGCTGTTTCTCTGTTACCCCATGAGACTTTACTTGAAATAGAAAATGCTGTTGAGAGTGGTAGGGCCCTGTTGCCCATCTTACAGTGGCACAAGCACCCCAATGACTATTTCAGCAAAGAAGCCTCCAAattgtattttaacagtttgcgAACTTACTGGCAGGAACTCATAGACCTTAACACTGGGGAGACGACTGATGTAAAAGAGGCTTTAATTAACGCCTTTAAGAGGCTTGACAATGACATTTCTTTGGAAGCTCAAGTAGGAGATCCGAATTCTTTCCTCAACTATTTGGTATTGCGTGTAGCCTTTTCTGGTGCAACTGCCTGTGTGGCTCATGTAGATGGTGTTGATTTGCATGTTGCTAATACCGGCGACAGCAGGGCCATGCTAGGTGTCCAAGAAGAGGATGGATCTTGGTCTGCTGTTGCTCTGTCTTACGATCATAATGCACAGAATGAAAGTGAGACTGAACGACTCAAAATGGAGCACCCAAAGTCTGAAGAAAAGAGTGTTGTGAAACAAGATCGGCTGTTAGGCTTACTGATGCCTTTCAGAGCTTTTGGTGATGTCAAATTTAAATGGAGCATTGACCTTCAGAAGAGAGTGATAGAGTCAGGCCCAGATCAGCTCAATGACAATGAATATACAAAGTTCATACCACCAAACTACCATACTCCTCCGTACCTCACAGCTGAACCAGAGGTGATACATCACAAATTAAGACCTCAGGATAAATTCCTGATACTGGCGACAGATGGCTTGTGGGAAACCATGCACAGACAAGATGTGGTTAGAATTGTAGGTGAGTATCTAACAGGTGTTCATCACCAAGAGCCAATAGCTGTTGGAGGTTACAAGGTAACTTTGGGACAGATGCATGGGCTTCTAACGGAAAGGAGAGCCCGGGTCTCTTCTGCCTTTGAAGATCAGAATGCAGCAACTCACTTGATACGTCAtgctgtgggaaataacgagTTTGGCACTGTTGATCATGATCGGCTGTCCAAGATGCTCAGTCTTCCAGAAGAGTTGGCtcggatgtacagggatgacatTACAATTATAGTGGTGCAATTCAATTCCCATGTAGTAGGTGCATGTCAAAATGAAGAGTTCTAA